Proteins encoded within one genomic window of Gloeobacter kilaueensis JS1:
- a CDS encoding ferritin-like domain-containing protein, which produces MENETRNPSRRAVVLAGAAGTLSLIAARAGFAAESSDLAILQAAHDLESQAIWAYGAAAGKLSQTEVGKTVLALALRNQADHKAHREALAGAIKSLGATPTPPRPSYDLSSYLKAGEGGLDSDANIAKLALALEVDAALAYQSAFGKLKTPALQAAAGGILPVEAGHATAIRAVFHSLMASVEAVPAALLTASTRNEWILRV; this is translated from the coding sequence ATGGAGAACGAGACGCGCAACCCGTCGCGCCGGGCTGTCGTCCTGGCCGGGGCTGCCGGGACTTTGAGCCTGATAGCTGCCAGGGCCGGTTTCGCCGCCGAAAGTAGTGATCTGGCAATTTTGCAGGCAGCCCACGACCTCGAAAGCCAGGCAATCTGGGCTTACGGCGCGGCGGCGGGCAAACTGTCCCAGACCGAAGTCGGCAAAACCGTCCTCGCCCTCGCCCTGCGCAACCAGGCGGACCATAAAGCCCACCGCGAAGCCCTCGCCGGGGCGATCAAATCCCTCGGTGCCACCCCCACGCCGCCCCGGCCCAGCTACGACCTGTCCTCCTATCTCAAAGCCGGTGAGGGCGGACTCGACTCCGACGCCAATATCGCCAAACTGGCCCTCGCCCTCGAAGTAGACGCTGCCCTCGCCTACCAGTCGGCCTTCGGCAAGCTCAAGACCCCGGCGCTGCAGGCGGCGGCAGGCGGCATCCTGCCGGTAGAAGCGGGACACGCCACAGCGATCCGCGCGGTCTTCCACTCGCTGATGGCGAGTGTGGAGGCGGTACCGGCGGCGCTGCTCACCGCCAGCACCCGCAATGAATGGATATTGAGGGTCTAA
- a CDS encoding mandelate racemase/muconate lactonizing enzyme family protein, translated as MLIEAALAWVEDFPLSRPYTIAFKQVDRVQNVIVALRTASGLVGHGAAAPEAHVTGETQQACETALLDGALDWLVGCDIRDLAALTRQAAKRMAAQPAARAAIESALYDLLAQYLGIPLVRLLGQVHTALPTSITIGIKSLTETLSEADEYLGRGFRILKVKLGHDLEQDIERLFRLRERVGTSIPLRVDPNQGYSSAELELFVQRTATLDLEFIEQPVAAHLAESLRTLPDAIRSQIALDESLLDAHDALRWLTPPAACGIFNIKLMKCGGITPALQIAHLAELAGIALMWGCMDESLISITAALHTALACPATRYLDLDGSLDLARDIATGGFILKDGFLSVPDTPGLGVQLSYSQDADLRT; from the coding sequence ATGCTGATCGAAGCGGCGCTGGCCTGGGTGGAGGATTTTCCCTTAAGCCGCCCCTACACGATTGCCTTCAAGCAGGTGGACCGGGTTCAAAACGTGATCGTAGCCCTGCGCACCGCTTCTGGCCTTGTGGGCCACGGAGCCGCTGCTCCAGAAGCACACGTCACCGGCGAAACCCAGCAGGCATGTGAGACTGCCCTGTTAGACGGTGCCCTCGACTGGCTGGTAGGCTGCGACATTCGCGATCTAGCTGCCCTCACGCGCCAGGCCGCTAAGCGAATGGCAGCCCAACCGGCGGCGCGGGCCGCTATCGAGTCTGCCCTTTACGATCTATTGGCCCAGTATCTGGGCATTCCCCTCGTTCGCCTTCTGGGCCAGGTGCATACTGCGCTGCCCACATCGATCACGATCGGCATCAAGTCCCTGACCGAGACGCTTAGCGAGGCAGACGAGTACCTGGGGCGGGGCTTTCGCATCCTCAAAGTGAAGCTGGGCCACGATCTAGAACAAGACATCGAGCGGCTTTTTCGCCTGCGCGAACGGGTTGGAACTTCCATTCCCCTGCGAGTCGATCCCAACCAGGGCTACAGCAGCGCTGAACTTGAACTGTTCGTCCAGCGCACCGCTACCCTCGATCTCGAATTTATCGAGCAGCCTGTAGCCGCCCACCTGGCCGAATCTCTGCGCACCCTCCCCGACGCGATCCGCTCCCAGATTGCCCTCGACGAGAGCCTGCTCGACGCCCACGACGCCTTGAGGTGGCTCACTCCTCCCGCCGCCTGCGGCATCTTCAACATCAAATTGATGAAGTGCGGCGGCATCACTCCAGCCCTGCAGATCGCCCACCTGGCGGAGCTGGCGGGCATTGCTCTTATGTGGGGCTGCATGGACGAGAGCCTCATCAGCATCACCGCTGCCCTTCATACTGCCCTCGCCTGCCCGGCCACCCGCTACCTCGACCTCGACGGCAGCCTCGATCTGGCCCGCGACATCGCCACCGGCGGATTCATCCTCAAAGACGGCTTTCTCTCAGTGCCCGACACGCCGGGCCTGGGCGTGCAGCTCAGCTATTCTCAGGACGCCGACCTGCGCACCTGA
- the nfi gene encoding deoxyribonuclease V (cleaves DNA at apurinic or apyrimidinic sites) gives MNSETDHHLPLHRWDVTPQQAIELQKQLASQVVREGKLVDVHRIAGVDVSFNPRLPESPVHAVVVVLEYPSLDVGERRSVSEVVNFPYVPGLLSFREAPPILKAIAQLEKRPDLLLVDGQGYAHPRHLGIASHLGLLLDLPAIGCAKSILVGHPAGNLGEQAGSKTDLLWKNRVIGQVVRTRDRVQPLYVSVGHRLDLESAVDWVLRCGRGYRLPEPTRQAHLFSNQVRRAML, from the coding sequence ATGAATTCTGAAACTGATCACCATTTGCCCCTACACAGGTGGGACGTAACGCCTCAGCAGGCAATCGAACTGCAGAAGCAACTGGCTTCCCAGGTGGTGCGGGAAGGCAAGTTAGTAGACGTTCATCGGATAGCGGGGGTGGATGTGAGCTTTAATCCCCGCCTGCCGGAAAGTCCAGTTCACGCAGTGGTCGTGGTGCTGGAATATCCGAGTCTGGATGTCGGCGAGCGGCGCTCGGTGAGCGAGGTGGTCAATTTTCCGTATGTTCCGGGCTTGCTCAGTTTTCGAGAAGCGCCGCCTATCTTAAAGGCCATCGCCCAGCTCGAGAAGCGACCGGATCTGCTGCTTGTCGATGGCCAGGGTTACGCCCATCCGCGCCATCTGGGCATCGCTTCCCATCTGGGTTTGCTGTTGGATCTGCCTGCGATCGGCTGTGCCAAGTCGATTCTGGTCGGTCATCCGGCTGGGAATTTGGGGGAGCAGGCGGGCTCAAAGACGGATCTGCTCTGGAAGAATCGGGTGATTGGCCAGGTCGTGCGCACGCGGGACCGGGTGCAGCCGCTCTACGTCTCGGTGGGTCACCGCCTAGACCTTGAAAGTGCCGTCGATTGGGTGCTGCGCTGTGGGCGGGGCTATAGGCTGCCGGAACCAACCCGGCAGGCGCATCTATTCAGCAATCAGGTGCGTAGAGCCATGCTTTGA
- a CDS encoding type II toxin-antitoxin system ParD family antitoxin encodes MQSMNISLPEPLKQFVDRQIAQGRYSSVSEYIRELIRADEKRKAEEQLEAKLLQGLNSPEIELTAADWSSIRQAALAKLEARKKQR; translated from the coding sequence ATGCAAAGCATGAACATTTCTTTACCTGAACCTCTCAAACAGTTTGTCGATAGACAGATTGCCCAAGGGCGCTATAGCAGCGTCAGCGAATATATCCGCGAACTGATCCGCGCCGATGAAAAACGCAAGGCAGAAGAACAACTTGAAGCCAAGCTGCTGCAGGGGCTTAACAGTCCCGAAATCGAGCTGACAGCGGCGGATTGGAGCAGCATTCGTCAGGCGGCTTTAGCAAAGCTAGAAGCACGCAAGAAACAGCGCTGA
- a CDS encoding sugar kinase yields the protein MTILCTGAAVVDVLVSVPETIPEPGSSALVETIALAAGGCGVNTCRLRR from the coding sequence ATGACGATTTTGTGTACCGGTGCGGCGGTCGTCGATGTGCTGGTGAGTGTGCCTGAGACGATACCTGAGCCAGGCAGCAGTGCGCTGGTGGAGACGATCGCTCTGGCGGCGGGCGGTTGTGGGGTCAATACTTGCCGCCTGCGGCGGTAA
- a CDS encoding AAA family ATPase, which translates to MHLADRLRQARRRRFVGRQGECELFRSAIAAQELPFCVLWIHGPGGVGKTTLLREFASLATGAGIQVLYLDAKYFDPTLEAFGAALAQALGEEGRDAFLNRLATSGERLVLLIDTYEELNALDRWLRNTFLPQLPGDALTVLAGRNAPGREWRTDAGWQSLLKIVSLRNFNREESRTYLAAQQVPAARHRSVLEFTHGHPLALSLVADVYAQGHTGEFAAENEPDVIKVLIECFVAELPSLLHRQALEACVLVHITTEALLSELLAVADPYPYFEWLRGLSFIESTQTGLFPHELAREVLSADLRWRNRDRYIELHSRARRYYHTRLQQDSGERQQEMLFDYIYLHRDNPLVKPLFEWQHPTHIAIEPVQPDDRPHLLAMVEQYEGIASAALAAHWLDCQPQSVLVYRDSAAQPLGFLMSLALHTATEAERNLDPATERAWRYLQSHAPLRPGEGATYFRFWMTREHYHSPSPVQSLLLTSIVRHYLTTAGLAFSFFPVRNPEMWAKMSAYADLIRIAEVDFTVGGITYGIYGHDWRLTPPAAWLSLLAEREVAMSAAVQPSAPPTRTPVLVLSAEDFTAAVRQALRDFARPDLLQQNPLVRSRLVSDRLAAEPGSEPAALLQKQILEAAALLRDSPRDRKAYLALDRTYLQPADSQEQAAEVLDMPFSTYRRHLTAAVARVREILWQRELQGLS; encoded by the coding sequence ATGCACCTTGCCGATCGCTTGCGTCAGGCACGTCGCCGCCGCTTTGTCGGAAGGCAGGGCGAGTGTGAGCTTTTTCGCTCCGCAATCGCTGCTCAGGAACTGCCCTTCTGCGTCCTCTGGATCCATGGTCCCGGTGGCGTCGGCAAGACGACCCTGCTGCGCGAGTTTGCCAGCCTGGCTACGGGTGCGGGTATCCAGGTGCTCTACCTCGATGCCAAATACTTCGATCCGACACTTGAAGCGTTCGGTGCTGCCCTCGCTCAGGCGCTTGGCGAGGAGGGGCGCGATGCGTTCCTGAACCGCCTGGCCACCAGCGGCGAGCGCCTGGTGCTTTTAATTGACACCTACGAAGAGCTGAACGCCCTCGATCGCTGGTTGCGCAACACCTTTTTGCCGCAATTGCCGGGAGATGCCCTGACGGTACTGGCCGGTCGGAACGCTCCTGGCCGCGAGTGGCGCACCGACGCAGGCTGGCAGAGTCTACTCAAGATTGTCTCGCTGCGCAACTTCAACCGCGAGGAAAGCCGCACCTACCTCGCCGCCCAGCAGGTGCCTGCCGCCCGGCATCGCAGCGTGCTCGAATTTACCCACGGCCATCCGCTCGCTCTGTCCCTGGTCGCCGATGTCTACGCCCAGGGCCACACCGGTGAATTTGCCGCCGAGAACGAGCCGGATGTGATCAAGGTGCTCATCGAGTGCTTCGTGGCCGAGTTGCCGAGCCTGCTCCACCGCCAGGCGCTCGAAGCCTGCGTGCTCGTTCACATTACTACCGAGGCGCTGTTGAGCGAGTTGCTCGCCGTCGCCGATCCGTACCCGTACTTCGAGTGGCTGCGAGGATTGTCGTTTATCGAATCGACCCAGACGGGTCTATTTCCTCACGAACTAGCCCGCGAGGTGCTCTCTGCCGACCTGCGCTGGCGCAACCGCGACCGCTATATCGAGCTGCACAGCCGCGCCCGCCGCTACTACCACACTCGCCTGCAACAAGATAGCGGCGAGCGGCAGCAGGAGATGCTGTTCGACTACATCTACCTGCACCGCGACAACCCACTGGTGAAACCCCTCTTCGAGTGGCAGCACCCGACCCATATTGCGATCGAGCCGGTGCAGCCGGACGATCGGCCCCACCTGCTGGCGATGGTCGAGCAGTACGAGGGGATCGCCTCCGCCGCTCTTGCCGCTCACTGGCTCGACTGCCAGCCCCAGAGCGTACTGGTCTATCGGGATAGTGCGGCCCAGCCACTGGGCTTTTTGATGTCTCTCGCCCTGCACACCGCCACCGAAGCCGAGCGCAACCTCGATCCAGCGACGGAGCGAGCCTGGCGCTACCTGCAAAGCCATGCGCCGCTCAGGCCAGGGGAGGGAGCGACGTACTTTCGTTTCTGGATGACCCGCGAGCACTACCACTCACCATCGCCGGTGCAGAGTCTGCTACTCACCAGCATCGTTCGCCACTACCTGACGACCGCCGGGCTCGCCTTCAGCTTCTTTCCGGTGCGCAATCCCGAAATGTGGGCAAAGATGTCCGCCTACGCCGATTTGATTCGGATTGCCGAAGTCGATTTTACCGTCGGCGGGATCACCTACGGTATCTACGGCCACGACTGGCGGCTCACCCCACCGGCGGCCTGGCTGTCGCTGTTAGCCGAGCGGGAAGTGGCGATGTCAGCCGCTGTCCAGCCATCGGCACCGCCCACTCGGACGCCGGTACTGGTGCTGAGTGCCGAAGACTTTACCGCCGCTGTGCGCCAGGCACTGCGCGACTTTGCCAGGCCAGACCTGCTCCAACAGAACCCGCTTGTCCGTTCGCGGCTGGTGAGCGATCGGCTCGCTGCCGAACCGGGGAGCGAACCTGCTGCCCTTCTACAAAAACAGATCCTGGAGGCAGCGGCGCTCCTGCGCGATTCGCCCCGCGACCGCAAAGCCTATCTGGCTCTCGATCGCACCTACCTGCAACCAGCAGATAGCCAGGAGCAGGCAGCCGAAGTGCTCGACATGCCCTTCAGCACTTACCGCCGCCATCTGACTGCCGCTGTCGCCCGCGTGCGCGAAATCCTCTGGCAAAGAGAACTGCAGGGGCTTAGCTGA
- a CDS encoding cupredoxin domain-containing protein: MPAIRTAAIAIGLLGGPLLLAPCTARDLPKPVTSATVTIEGFQFQPASVLLKQGGSVTFVNKDPAPHTVTSDSKGFAGISRLLADERKTLVLTAPGVQNYHCDIHPSMTGTITVVK, encoded by the coding sequence ATGCCTGCCATCCGCACCGCTGCCATCGCCATTGGTCTACTAGGTGGGCCACTGCTGCTCGCCCCCTGCACTGCCCGAGACCTCCCCAAACCCGTTACCAGTGCGACCGTCACGATCGAAGGCTTTCAGTTTCAACCGGCTAGCGTCCTCCTCAAGCAGGGCGGCTCGGTGACGTTCGTCAACAAGGACCCCGCCCCCCACACCGTCACCTCCGACTCAAAAGGGTTCGCAGGCATCAGCCGCCTGCTGGCCGACGAGCGCAAAACCCTCGTTCTCACCGCCCCCGGTGTCCAGAATTACCACTGCGACATCCACCCGAGCATGACGGGCACGATCACCGTCGTGAAGTAA
- a CDS encoding M20 metallopeptidase family protein: MPTSTTPLPRPAIAALQPQLVQWRRHLHRFPELGFQERATHRFIVQKLTSWGIDVREVAKTGVVATVTGQAEGPVLAVRADMDALPILERNGVDYASETPGVMHACGHDGHVTIALGTAFLLAQHRERLPGTVKFLFQPAEEGPGGALPMIAEGALEAPTVEAMIGLHLWNSLPIGQLGVKAGPSMADTAQFKVTITGKGGHGALPHQTIDAIVVGAQVVSALQTIVARNIDPFEPAVVTVGKFHGGSNFNIIAQTVELEGTVRCFAPELAQVLPARIEQVIAGICQAHGATYELAYRRHYPSVINDERVAALVRSVAEEFLGPDQVRPETTLGGEDMAFFLQKVPGCYFFLGSANPELGLDKPHHHPCFDFDEGALGLGVELFVRCLERFWQQPLDR, encoded by the coding sequence ATGCCGACTTCGACCACTCCCCTGCCTCGCCCGGCGATTGCCGCCCTGCAGCCGCAACTGGTGCAGTGGCGGCGGCACCTGCACCGTTTTCCGGAACTCGGTTTTCAGGAGCGGGCCACCCATCGCTTTATCGTTCAAAAGCTCACCAGCTGGGGCATCGACGTGCGCGAAGTGGCAAAGACCGGTGTGGTGGCGACGGTGACGGGCCAGGCAGAAGGTCCGGTACTGGCGGTGCGGGCCGATATGGACGCGCTACCCATCCTCGAGCGCAACGGCGTCGATTATGCCTCCGAGACGCCCGGTGTGATGCACGCCTGCGGCCACGATGGCCATGTGACGATTGCCCTGGGGACGGCCTTTTTGCTCGCCCAGCACCGCGAGCGACTGCCCGGCACGGTCAAATTTCTCTTTCAGCCCGCCGAGGAAGGTCCCGGCGGCGCGCTGCCGATGATTGCCGAGGGGGCGCTGGAGGCACCAACTGTCGAGGCGATGATTGGCCTCCATCTATGGAATTCGCTGCCCATTGGCCAGTTGGGCGTTAAGGCGGGTCCATCGATGGCCGACACCGCCCAATTTAAGGTGACGATTACCGGCAAAGGCGGCCATGGGGCGCTCCCGCACCAGACGATCGATGCGATCGTCGTCGGTGCCCAGGTGGTGAGTGCCCTGCAGACGATCGTCGCTCGCAACATCGATCCGTTCGAGCCGGCGGTGGTCACCGTCGGCAAGTTCCACGGCGGCTCGAATTTCAACATCATCGCCCAGACAGTCGAACTGGAAGGGACAGTGCGCTGCTTTGCGCCGGAGTTGGCCCAGGTGCTGCCCGCTCGGATCGAGCAGGTGATTGCCGGAATCTGTCAGGCCCACGGTGCCACCTACGAGCTTGCCTACCGCCGCCATTATCCGAGTGTAATCAACGACGAGCGGGTAGCGGCGCTGGTGCGCTCGGTGGCCGAAGAATTTTTAGGCCCCGATCAGGTGCGGCCTGAGACGACCCTGGGGGGCGAGGACATGGCCTTTTTCCTGCAGAAGGTTCCCGGCTGCTACTTTTTTTTGGGTTCGGCCAATCCGGAACTGGGCCTCGATAAGCCCCACCACCACCCCTGCTTCGACTTCGACGAAGGCGCGCTCGGGCTGGGGGTGGAGCTATTCGTGCGCTGTCTGGAGCGCTTCTGGCAGCAGCCGCTGGATCGCTAG
- a CDS encoding Uma2 family endonuclease — MVSQPSTRPQLPDHTQLPESDGSFVKNFQEHPQSLLLTDSLEPVLQAVHPDGQYCIGQDCGIYWHLPELPEPPERGAVAPDWFYVPDVPATLNGQVRRSYVLWQELVPPYIVLEFVSGDGLEERDPTPRQGKFWIYERVIRPAYYGIYEVQKASVEMYELALNRYRRMTPNPQGRYIIERLGVELGIWQGQYLDMELPWLRWWNARGELLPTGQQRAEMEHQARLQAEQRAAAEHQARLQAEQRAEVEYQARLQAEQQAEAERQAKEQAEQRAAALAERLRQLGIEPEDT; from the coding sequence ATGGTTTCCCAACCGAGTACCCGTCCGCAACTGCCGGACCACACCCAACTGCCCGAGTCGGACGGATCGTTTGTGAAAAATTTTCAAGAGCATCCCCAGAGCCTTCTGCTCACCGACTCCCTCGAACCGGTTCTGCAGGCTGTTCATCCCGACGGTCAGTACTGCATCGGCCAGGACTGCGGCATCTACTGGCACCTGCCCGAGTTGCCCGAACCGCCGGAGCGGGGTGCTGTTGCCCCGGACTGGTTCTACGTGCCCGATGTGCCCGCAACGTTGAACGGCCAGGTCCGCCGCTCCTACGTTCTCTGGCAAGAACTGGTTCCGCCCTATATTGTGCTTGAATTTGTCTCGGGCGATGGCCTCGAAGAGCGCGACCCCACACCCCGGCAGGGCAAATTCTGGATCTACGAGCGGGTGATCCGGCCTGCCTACTACGGCATCTACGAGGTGCAAAAAGCGAGCGTCGAGATGTACGAGCTGGCTCTGAACCGCTACCGGCGGATGACTCCGAACCCGCAGGGCCGCTACATTATCGAACGGCTGGGGGTAGAACTGGGCATCTGGCAGGGGCAATACCTCGACATGGAATTGCCCTGGCTGCGCTGGTGGAACGCCCGAGGCGAGTTGCTGCCAACCGGTCAGCAGCGCGCAGAAATGGAACATCAAGCCAGACTGCAGGCCGAGCAACGGGCGGCAGCAGAACATCAAGCCAGATTGCAGGCCGAGCAACGGGCAGAAGTGGAATATCAAGCCAGACTGCAAGCCGAACAACAAGCTGAAGCAGAGCGCCAGGCAAAAGAACAGGCCGAGCAACGGGCGGCGGCACTGGCTGAGCGTTTGCGCCAATTGGGCATCGAGCCTGAGGATACTTGA
- the mazG gene encoding nucleoside triphosphate pyrophosphohydrolase — translation MQPAITIVGLGPGAPEHLTRQALEALQSGVPVYLRTAVHPTVGALAELDIPFHSFDAFYEAHDRFEDVYRAITGAVLEAAAAHGAVVYAVPGHPLVAEATVEALLAHEADYRIALVPGLSFLDAASAALRRDPTGDGGWQLLDALQLPTTLNPRQPLLISQIYSHHIASEIKLQLLEVYPESHPIRLLQRLGTKEERIVELPLVELDRSQPVDHLSCLFVPPLTGEPPESYPITRAISELVEVIRRLRDPVDGCPWDLEQTPKSLCRYIVEEAYETVDAIESEDADAICEELGDLLLQVVLQAQIFGESDDFTLAEIASGLTAKLIRRHPHVFGEVSASTAEEVHRNWEAIKAQEKATAPTLSAKLRKIARQLPALAATAEISAKVVKAGFEWPNAASLWAKLEEELGELRQAIAHESSERQAEEWGDVLFTLINVARWQKLDPEAALRATNRRFLMRFERVEALADRELSHYSIEELEALWQQAKRELAEHS, via the coding sequence ATGCAGCCAGCAATTACGATCGTCGGTCTTGGCCCCGGTGCGCCAGAGCATCTCACCCGGCAGGCTCTGGAGGCACTCCAAAGCGGCGTGCCGGTGTACCTGCGCACAGCGGTGCATCCAACCGTAGGTGCTTTAGCAGAACTGGATATTCCTTTTCACAGTTTCGACGCCTTCTACGAGGCCCACGACCGCTTCGAGGATGTCTACCGGGCGATCACGGGAGCAGTGCTTGAGGCGGCGGCAGCCCACGGGGCGGTGGTCTACGCCGTCCCCGGTCATCCGCTGGTGGCCGAGGCGACCGTCGAGGCACTGCTGGCCCATGAAGCAGACTACCGCATTGCGCTTGTGCCGGGACTCAGTTTCCTGGACGCTGCTAGCGCCGCCCTCAGACGCGATCCGACTGGAGACGGTGGGTGGCAATTGCTCGATGCGCTGCAGTTGCCCACCACGCTCAATCCCCGCCAGCCGCTGCTGATAAGCCAGATCTACTCGCACCACATCGCCTCTGAGATCAAGCTGCAGCTACTGGAGGTGTACCCAGAAAGCCACCCGATCAGACTGTTGCAGCGGCTGGGTACTAAAGAAGAGCGCATCGTCGAACTGCCCCTGGTCGAACTCGATCGCAGCCAACCTGTAGATCACCTGAGCTGCCTGTTCGTACCGCCTCTGACCGGCGAGCCGCCCGAATCTTACCCAATTACCCGAGCGATAAGCGAACTGGTGGAGGTGATTCGCCGCCTGCGCGATCCGGTAGATGGCTGCCCGTGGGATCTGGAGCAAACGCCCAAAAGCCTCTGCCGCTACATCGTCGAAGAAGCCTACGAAACCGTCGATGCGATCGAGTCGGAGGATGCGGATGCCATCTGCGAAGAACTGGGCGATCTGTTGCTGCAGGTGGTGCTGCAGGCGCAGATCTTCGGTGAGTCCGACGATTTTACCCTGGCTGAGATCGCCTCGGGACTCACCGCCAAGCTCATCCGCCGCCACCCGCACGTCTTTGGGGAAGTGAGTGCCAGCACCGCCGAGGAAGTGCATCGCAATTGGGAAGCGATCAAGGCCCAGGAAAAGGCCACTGCCCCGACTTTAAGCGCCAAGTTGCGCAAGATTGCCCGCCAACTCCCGGCCCTCGCCGCCACCGCCGAAATTTCAGCAAAAGTAGTCAAAGCCGGCTTCGAATGGCCGAATGCCGCCTCCCTCTGGGCCAAGCTCGAAGAGGAACTGGGCGAACTGCGCCAGGCCATCGCCCATGAGAGCAGCGAACGCCAGGCCGAGGAGTGGGGCGATGTGCTCTTTACTTTGATCAACGTCGCCCGCTGGCAAAAACTGGATCCCGAGGCTGCCCTGCGGGCAACCAACCGCCGCTTCCTGATGCGCTTTGAGCGGGTCGAAGCGTTGGCCGATCGCGAGCTATCCCACTACTCGATCGAAGAACTGGAAGCCCTCTGGCAGCAAGCCAAGCGCGAGTTAGCTGAGCACAGCTGA
- a CDS encoding type II toxin-antitoxin system RelE/ParE family toxin — MPRIVQRVAARDDLIEHFVYLAENAGLDVAERFLANAEISFNALGEQPMLGVALALRHPELIGLRKWRVKDFDNYLIFYQPRLDCVSIVRVLHGAQDWLRVLET, encoded by the coding sequence ATGCCGAGGATCGTTCAGCGCGTAGCAGCCAGAGACGATCTTATCGAGCATTTTGTTTATCTTGCTGAAAATGCTGGTCTGGATGTAGCTGAGCGTTTTCTAGCGAACGCAGAAATCAGCTTCAACGCTTTGGGAGAACAGCCCATGCTCGGCGTCGCCTTGGCTTTACGACATCCCGAGCTGATTGGCCTGCGAAAATGGCGCGTCAAGGACTTTGATAATTATCTTATCTTTTACCAACCGCGCCTGGATTGTGTGTCAATTGTGCGTGTGCTACATGGGGCGCAGGATTGGTTGCGTGTGTTGGAGACTTGA